One stretch of Methylococcus capsulatus DNA includes these proteins:
- a CDS encoding ATP-dependent zinc protease family protein, producing the protein MKLHRTGIAFLLGLVSAVAHAGDAPKPKDKVVMGWLESVFLLPWNLRLTAKLDTGAKTSALHSNNIHRFNRDGREWVRFTLESEDDDKTVVVERPLERTVYIKERHKGASKREVVTLTLCKNGREYETEFTLVDRSNFNYPLLLGRSFLSDVAVVDAGETFIFKAEGDPCNQRGKGGVTPAPSPTNGSR; encoded by the coding sequence ATGAAACTTCATCGTACTGGGATCGCCTTCTTGTTGGGACTGGTCAGTGCCGTTGCCCATGCCGGCGACGCGCCGAAACCGAAAGACAAGGTCGTCATGGGCTGGTTGGAGTCGGTGTTTCTGCTGCCGTGGAATCTCCGCCTGACGGCCAAGCTGGATACCGGTGCAAAGACTTCAGCGCTGCACTCGAACAATATCCACCGATTCAACCGGGACGGACGGGAATGGGTCCGATTCACCCTGGAAAGCGAGGATGACGATAAAACCGTTGTCGTCGAAAGGCCCCTGGAGCGTACCGTTTACATCAAGGAGCGCCACAAAGGGGCATCGAAGCGCGAGGTGGTCACCTTGACATTATGTAAGAACGGGCGGGAATACGAGACCGAATTCACCCTGGTGGATCGCAGCAATTTCAACTATCCCCTGTTGCTCGGCCGCAGTTTTCTGAGTGATGTCGCAGTGGTCGATGCGGGAGAAACGTTCATTTTCAAGGCGGAAGGCGACCCTTGCAACCAGCGGGGCAAGGGGGGCGTCACTCCAGCCCCTTCGCCCACGAATGGAAGCCGCTGA
- a CDS encoding alpha-L-glutamate ligase-like protein, with translation MKSGGWKDRMFPWRRLRRLGILGMNERNADFVLPYNPRPLYQLVDDKRRTKALALELGIPVPRLYAVVEIEHQIEDLPRLLAPYGEFVVKPAHGSGGEGILVVESRSDGRYRRTSGLILTEEDLGHHISNILSGMYSLGGIPDCALIEYRVNFDPLFTDVSYLGVPDIRIVVFRGVPVMAMIRAPTRLSDGKANLHQGAVGVGVDMITGRTYNGIWRERRIEEHPDTGGELAGICVPHWDDILTMAARCNDMVGMGYIGVDIVLDRDLGPLMLELNARPGLSIQLATRTGLLPRLRYLEGLREIPQEVPERVALAKTVANRF, from the coding sequence ATGAAATCGGGGGGCTGGAAAGACCGGATGTTTCCTTGGCGGCGTCTTCGCAGGCTCGGCATCCTGGGGATGAACGAGCGGAACGCCGACTTTGTGCTGCCTTACAATCCCCGCCCCCTCTACCAGCTCGTCGACGACAAACGCCGGACCAAAGCGCTCGCGCTCGAGCTTGGCATTCCGGTGCCCAGGCTTTATGCGGTGGTGGAAATCGAACACCAGATTGAAGATCTCCCCCGGTTGCTCGCTCCCTATGGCGAATTCGTCGTCAAACCTGCGCACGGCAGCGGGGGAGAAGGCATCCTGGTGGTCGAATCACGCAGCGACGGCCGTTATCGCAGAACCAGCGGTCTGATTCTGACCGAGGAGGATCTGGGCCATCACATTTCGAACATTCTCAGCGGCATGTATAGCTTGGGAGGCATTCCAGACTGCGCACTCATCGAATACCGGGTCAATTTCGATCCGCTCTTCACCGATGTGAGCTATCTCGGTGTCCCTGACATCAGGATCGTCGTGTTTCGCGGCGTGCCGGTGATGGCAATGATACGTGCCCCGACCCGCCTTTCTGACGGAAAAGCCAATCTGCATCAAGGTGCGGTCGGCGTGGGAGTCGATATGATCACGGGGCGGACCTACAATGGTATCTGGCGCGAACGGCGGATCGAAGAGCATCCCGACACGGGCGGCGAGCTCGCGGGCATATGCGTGCCCCACTGGGACGACATCCTGACCATGGCGGCCCGCTGCAACGACATGGTCGGCATGGGGTACATCGGGGTGGACATCGTGCTGGATCGCGACCTCGGGCCTTTGATGCTGGAGCTGAACGCGCGGCCCGGTCTCAGTATCCAGCTCGCAACCCGGACGGGACTCTTGCCGCGGCTACGCTATCTGGAGGGGTTGCGTGAAATCCCGCAGGAGGTGCCGGAGCGTGTGGCATTGGCGAAAACCGTCGCCAACCGCTTTTAG
- a CDS encoding c-type cytochrome: MKYHILWKVAVAGLAGMVGSGAVSAEGDRMSGKEKFYTCAGCHGIEGYSNTYPTYQVPKLAGQHEDYVVSSLKAYASGARQHGSMEGNAVSLSDKDLRDIAAYVAGFRAINVKNAVTGNVANGKKKAETSGCGGCHGEDGNGESPNPRLAGQYESYLMKALEDYKSGNRKNAIMNGLAGALSKEDIHDLAAYYSSQARGLSVVQDD, translated from the coding sequence ATGAAATACCATATTCTGTGGAAGGTTGCGGTCGCCGGACTAGCCGGAATGGTCGGCAGCGGGGCGGTATCGGCGGAGGGAGACCGCATGTCGGGAAAGGAAAAGTTCTACACCTGTGCCGGGTGTCATGGCATCGAAGGTTACTCCAATACCTATCCCACCTATCAGGTGCCCAAGCTGGCAGGGCAGCACGAGGATTACGTGGTGTCCTCGCTCAAGGCCTACGCCTCGGGAGCGCGGCAGCACGGAAGCATGGAAGGCAATGCGGTTTCGCTTTCCGACAAAGACCTGCGGGACATCGCCGCTTATGTCGCAGGTTTTCGGGCCATCAACGTCAAGAACGCCGTGACCGGCAACGTAGCCAACGGCAAGAAGAAGGCGGAAACCAGCGGCTGCGGTGGCTGCCACGGGGAGGACGGCAACGGCGAGAGTCCCAACCCTCGCCTCGCCGGTCAGTATGAAAGCTACCTGATGAAAGCACTCGAAGATTACAAGAGCGGCAATCGCAAGAATGCCATCATGAACGGTCTGGCCGGTGCGCTTTCCAAAGAAGACATTCACGACCTGGCCGCTTACTACTCGAGCCAGGCTCGCGGGCTGTCGGTCGTTCAGGACGACTGA
- the pstA gene encoding phosphate ABC transporter permease PstA codes for MNSEATHVLSRRTADVVKASLRRRHAAERRFRLYGLVSIGAGILMLVILLVSIFGQGYRAFSQTYVALDISFDPAVIDPDGRRSQEALASADYGALLKRALGELFPEVTDRQDKRALHRMISAGAPYAVRDELLAHPELMGGSARIWVAAGAEVDMLEKGYIDRNADEAGRRMKDRELAWVDRLKAEGRLKRQFNVKFFTAGDSRDPEQAGIGGALMGSFYTVLVTLVLSLPIGVAAAIYLEEFAPRNHWVDFIEVNINNLAAVPSIVFGLLGLAVFINFFGVPRSSPLIGGLVLTLMTLPVIIIAARSALKAVPPSIREAAMGVGASPMQTVFHHVVPLAMPGMLTGAIIGMSRALGESAPLLMIGMVAFIVDIPHGIFDPATVLPVQIYLWADSPERGFVERTSAAILVLLAFLILMNGTAVYLRKRFERRW; via the coding sequence ATGAATAGCGAAGCCACGCACGTTCTTTCACGGCGCACCGCTGACGTTGTCAAAGCCTCCCTCCGGCGGCGGCATGCCGCCGAAAGGCGTTTTCGCCTCTATGGCCTCGTCTCCATCGGTGCAGGCATTCTGATGCTGGTCATCCTGCTCGTCAGTATTTTCGGCCAGGGTTACCGGGCGTTCTCGCAGACCTACGTGGCTCTTGACATCAGTTTCGACCCGGCGGTGATCGATCCCGACGGCAGGCGTTCGCAGGAAGCGCTTGCTTCGGCCGATTATGGCGCACTGCTGAAGCGGGCTCTGGGCGAGCTATTTCCGGAAGTCACCGATCGTCAGGACAAGCGCGCTTTGCATCGCATGATCAGCGCGGGCGCTCCCTATGCGGTCCGTGACGAGTTACTCGCCCACCCCGAACTTATGGGCGGCTCGGCCCGGATCTGGGTGGCAGCCGGAGCGGAGGTGGACATGCTGGAAAAGGGTTATATCGACCGCAACGCTGACGAAGCCGGACGGCGTATGAAGGACCGGGAGCTGGCATGGGTCGACCGACTTAAGGCCGAAGGTCGTCTGAAGCGGCAATTCAACGTGAAGTTCTTCACGGCCGGTGATTCGCGCGATCCGGAGCAGGCCGGCATAGGAGGGGCCTTGATGGGCTCGTTCTACACCGTCCTGGTCACCCTGGTGCTGTCTCTCCCCATCGGCGTGGCGGCGGCCATCTACCTCGAAGAGTTCGCACCGCGCAATCACTGGGTCGATTTCATCGAGGTCAACATCAACAACCTCGCGGCAGTGCCGTCGATCGTTTTCGGCCTGCTCGGCTTGGCAGTGTTCATCAATTTTTTCGGTGTGCCGCGTTCCTCACCGCTGATCGGCGGGCTGGTGCTTACGCTCATGACCTTGCCCGTCATCATCATTGCGGCCCGGTCGGCCCTGAAGGCGGTACCGCCCTCGATACGGGAGGCCGCCATGGGGGTAGGGGCCTCGCCAATGCAGACCGTGTTCCACCACGTCGTACCCCTGGCCATGCCGGGAATGCTGACTGGCGCCATCATCGGCATGTCGCGTGCTTTGGGCGAGAGTGCGCCATTGCTGATGATCGGCATGGTGGCTTTCATCGTCGACATTCCGCACGGCATTTTCGATCCGGCGACCGTGTTGCCCGTCCAGATCTACCTGTGGGCGGACAGTCCGGAGCGGGGATTCGTCGAGCGTACTTCCGCGGCCATTCTCGTTCTGCTCGCATTCCTGATCCTCATGAACGGTACCGCGGTCTATCTGCGCAAACGCTTCGAGCGGCGCTGGTGA
- the rpoC gene encoding DNA-directed RNA polymerase subunit beta', which translates to MNFLKRQTQSEEFDAIRISLASPDMIRSWSYGEVKKPETINYRTFKPERDGLFCAKIFGPVSDYECLCGKYKRLKHRGVICEKCGVEVTLSKVRRERMGHIELASPVAHIWFLKSLPSRIALLLDMQLREIERVLYFESYVVIDPGMTPLSRGQLLGEEEYQKLVEQYDDEFTAKMGAEAIRELLRTMDLHAEVAQLREEINGTNSETKIKKYTKRLKAIESMLASNNRPEWMILTVLPVLPPDLRPLVPLDGGRFATSDLNDLYRRVINRNNRLKRLLDLNAPDIIVRNEKRMLQESVDALLDNGRRGRAITGSNKRPLKSLADMIKGKQGRFRQNLLGKRVDYSGRSVIVVGPTLRLHQCGLPKKMALELFKPFIFSKLQFRGLATTIKAAKKMVEREAPEVWDILDEVIREHPVMLNRAPTLHRLGIQAFEPTLIEGKAIQLHPLVCTAFNADFDGDQMAVHVPLSLEAQLEARSLMMATNNILSPANGEPIINPTQDVVMGLYYMSRERSFAKGEGMIFASVDEAERAFLNGAVDLHAKVTVRLREVVLGEGGERTETTKRVQTTVGRALIWNIVPEGIPFEMVNVDMTKKAISRLINHAYRTLGIKASVIFADQLMYLGFSHATRAGVSFGVEDMEIPARKNEIIQAAEREVKEIQNQFASGLVTDGERYNKVVDIWSHANDQVAKVMMEGLGVDEVVGENGEIITQKSFNSIFMMADSGARGSAAQIRQLAGMRGLMAKPDGSIIETPITANFREGLTVLQYFISTHGARKGLADTALKTANSGYLTRRLVDVAQDLVITEDDCGTTDGLQMAPLIEGGDVVEPLAERVLGRVLAEHAIDPASGEALLEAGSMLDERAVQLLEQHGVDNVRVRSVITCKTRYGVCASCYGRDLGRGHKVNIGEAIGVIAAQSIGEPGTQLTMRTFHIGGAASRSAAISNVEVKSSGQIRLTNLKTVVNRDNALVAVSRSGEISVIDEHGRERERYKIPYGAVLSVREGGAVKAGQIVVNWDPHTHPVISEVRGRAKLIDFVEGVTVREQSDEMTGLSSMVVIDPKQRGGAGKELRPLVKLVDEEGNDIFIPSTEITAQYFLPAGAIIGIRDGDLVEVGDVLARIPQESSKTRDITGGLPRVADLFEARKTKDPAILAEATGTVSFGKETKGKRRLIITDASGEQHEVMVPKWRNITVFEGEHVEQGETIAEGELTPHDILRLRGTAELASYLVKEIQDVYRLQGVKINDKHIEVIIRQMLRKVEITDPGDSSFLRGEQVDRSRLLEENDRLEAEGKVPACYEPVLLGITKASLSTESFISAASFQETTRVLTEAAIRGSTDRLQGLKENVIVGRLIPAGTGLAYHAERKERAKLGEVTEAETQTIDTAEVEEALKQAFSL; encoded by the coding sequence ATCAATTTTCTGAAGCGCCAGACGCAAAGCGAAGAGTTCGATGCGATCCGCATCAGCCTGGCATCGCCCGACATGATCCGTTCCTGGTCCTACGGCGAGGTGAAAAAGCCCGAGACCATCAACTACCGGACTTTCAAACCGGAGCGTGACGGTCTGTTCTGCGCCAAGATCTTCGGACCGGTGAGCGACTACGAATGCTTGTGCGGCAAGTATAAACGCCTCAAGCACCGGGGCGTGATCTGCGAAAAATGCGGCGTGGAAGTCACCCTTTCCAAGGTGCGGCGTGAACGCATGGGGCACATCGAGCTGGCCAGTCCCGTTGCCCATATCTGGTTCCTCAAGTCACTGCCGTCGCGTATTGCGCTGCTGCTCGACATGCAGTTGCGCGAAATCGAACGGGTACTCTATTTCGAATCCTATGTCGTGATCGATCCGGGCATGACGCCGCTCAGCCGGGGACAGCTGCTCGGCGAAGAGGAATATCAGAAGCTGGTCGAACAATACGACGATGAGTTCACCGCCAAGATGGGTGCCGAAGCCATCCGCGAACTGCTGCGCACCATGGATCTCCACGCCGAGGTCGCGCAGTTGCGGGAGGAAATCAACGGCACCAACTCCGAGACCAAGATCAAGAAGTACACCAAGCGGTTGAAGGCGATCGAATCGATGCTGGCCTCCAACAACCGGCCGGAGTGGATGATCCTCACCGTGCTGCCGGTGCTGCCGCCGGACCTGCGTCCGCTGGTGCCGCTGGACGGCGGCCGCTTCGCCACCAGCGATCTCAACGACTTGTACCGCCGCGTCATCAACCGTAACAACCGTCTCAAACGGCTGCTCGATCTCAACGCGCCCGACATCATCGTGCGCAACGAGAAGCGCATGCTGCAGGAATCGGTCGATGCGTTGCTGGACAACGGCCGCCGCGGCCGCGCGATCACCGGTTCGAACAAGCGACCGCTGAAGTCTTTGGCCGACATGATCAAGGGCAAGCAAGGGCGTTTCCGCCAGAACCTCCTGGGCAAGCGCGTGGACTACTCCGGCCGCTCCGTGATTGTGGTGGGCCCGACCTTGCGCCTGCACCAGTGCGGCCTTCCCAAGAAGATGGCGCTGGAGCTGTTCAAGCCATTCATCTTCAGCAAGTTGCAGTTCCGCGGCCTCGCCACCACCATCAAGGCGGCCAAGAAAATGGTGGAGCGGGAGGCGCCCGAGGTCTGGGACATCCTGGACGAAGTGATCCGCGAACATCCGGTCATGCTCAACCGTGCGCCGACTCTGCACCGGCTCGGTATCCAGGCGTTCGAACCGACTCTGATCGAAGGCAAGGCGATCCAGCTGCACCCCCTGGTGTGCACCGCATTCAACGCTGACTTCGACGGCGACCAGATGGCCGTGCACGTGCCGCTTTCGCTGGAGGCGCAGCTCGAAGCCCGTTCCTTGATGATGGCGACCAACAACATCCTGTCGCCGGCCAACGGGGAACCCATCATCAATCCGACCCAGGACGTCGTCATGGGTCTATATTACATGAGTCGGGAGCGATCTTTCGCTAAAGGCGAGGGCATGATTTTTGCGAGCGTTGACGAGGCCGAGCGGGCGTTCCTCAATGGTGCCGTCGACTTGCATGCCAAGGTGACGGTCCGTTTGCGGGAAGTCGTGCTGGGCGAGGGTGGGGAGCGCACCGAGACGACGAAGCGGGTCCAGACCACCGTGGGGCGCGCGCTGATCTGGAACATCGTTCCGGAAGGCATACCGTTCGAGATGGTCAACGTCGACATGACCAAGAAGGCCATTTCCCGCCTGATCAACCACGCCTATCGTACCCTGGGCATCAAGGCCAGCGTCATTTTCGCCGATCAACTGATGTATCTCGGCTTTTCCCACGCGACGAGGGCGGGTGTGTCGTTCGGCGTCGAAGACATGGAGATTCCCGCCCGCAAGAACGAGATCATCCAGGCCGCGGAACGCGAGGTGAAGGAAATCCAGAACCAGTTCGCCTCGGGTCTCGTGACCGACGGCGAACGCTATAACAAAGTCGTCGACATCTGGTCGCATGCCAACGACCAGGTGGCCAAAGTGATGATGGAGGGACTCGGCGTCGACGAGGTCGTCGGCGAAAACGGCGAGATCATCACGCAGAAGTCATTCAACTCGATCTTCATGATGGCCGATTCCGGTGCCCGTGGTTCGGCGGCGCAGATCCGCCAGCTGGCCGGCATGCGTGGCCTGATGGCCAAGCCGGACGGGTCGATCATCGAGACGCCGATCACTGCGAATTTCCGGGAAGGCTTGACGGTATTGCAGTACTTCATTTCGACCCACGGCGCGCGGAAGGGTCTCGCCGACACCGCGCTCAAGACGGCCAACTCCGGATACTTGACCCGCCGCCTGGTAGACGTCGCTCAGGATCTGGTAATTACCGAAGATGACTGTGGGACGACGGATGGCCTGCAAATGGCTCCCTTGATCGAAGGCGGAGACGTGGTCGAGCCGCTGGCGGAGCGGGTGCTGGGGCGGGTGCTGGCCGAGCATGCGATCGATCCCGCAAGCGGAGAAGCGCTGCTCGAAGCCGGTTCGATGTTGGACGAACGGGCCGTGCAGCTGCTTGAGCAACACGGTGTCGACAACGTCCGAGTACGTTCCGTCATCACCTGTAAGACCCGTTACGGGGTCTGCGCATCCTGTTACGGGCGTGACCTCGGGCGGGGGCACAAGGTCAACATTGGTGAAGCGATCGGGGTGATCGCGGCGCAGTCGATCGGCGAGCCGGGCACGCAGCTCACCATGCGTACCTTCCACATCGGCGGCGCGGCCTCGCGGTCGGCGGCGATCAGCAACGTTGAGGTGAAGTCGAGCGGTCAGATCCGGCTGACCAACCTCAAGACCGTGGTCAACCGGGACAATGCACTGGTCGCGGTTTCGCGTTCCGGCGAAATCAGCGTGATCGACGAACACGGCCGCGAGCGCGAGCGCTACAAGATTCCCTATGGAGCGGTCCTGTCGGTGCGGGAAGGTGGCGCCGTCAAGGCCGGCCAGATCGTGGTGAACTGGGATCCGCATACCCATCCGGTCATCTCTGAAGTCCGAGGCCGCGCCAAGCTCATCGATTTCGTCGAGGGCGTGACCGTGCGTGAACAGTCCGACGAAATGACCGGCTTGAGCTCGATGGTGGTCATCGATCCCAAGCAGCGTGGCGGCGCGGGCAAGGAGTTGCGGCCGCTGGTCAAGCTGGTGGACGAGGAGGGCAACGACATCTTCATCCCTTCGACCGAAATCACCGCGCAGTACTTCCTGCCGGCCGGAGCGATCATCGGCATCCGTGACGGCGACCTGGTCGAAGTCGGTGACGTGCTCGCGAGAATTCCTCAGGAGTCCAGCAAGACGCGCGACATCACCGGTGGTCTGCCGCGTGTCGCGGATCTGTTCGAAGCGCGCAAGACCAAGGATCCCGCCATCCTGGCCGAGGCGACCGGCACGGTTTCGTTCGGCAAGGAAACCAAGGGCAAGCGCCGCCTCATCATCACCGATGCGAGTGGCGAGCAGCACGAGGTGATGGTGCCGAAATGGCGCAATATCACGGTATTCGAGGGCGAGCACGTGGAACAGGGCGAAACCATCGCCGAGGGTGAGCTGACGCCGCACGACATCCTGCGCCTGCGCGGCACCGCCGAGCTGGCTTCATACCTGGTCAAGGAAATCCAGGACGTTTATCGGCTGCAGGGCGTGAAGATCAACGACAAGCACATCGAGGTGATCATCCGCCAGATGCTGCGCAAAGTGGAAATCACCGACCCCGGCGATTCCAGCTTCCTGCGGGGTGAGCAGGTGGACCGGTCACGGCTCTTGGAAGAGAACGACCGTCTGGAGGCGGAGGGGAAGGTACCTGCGTGTTATGAACCAGTGCTGCTGGGCATCACCAAGGCATCCTTGAGCACCGAGTCGTTCATTTCTGCGGCATCGTTCCAGGAAACCACGCGCGTGCTGACGGAGGCGGCGATCCGGGGATCCACCGACCGTTTGCAGGGCCTGAAGGAGAACGTCATCGTGGGACGTCTGATCCCCGCGGGAACCGGTCTGGCCTACCATGCAGAGCGTAAAGAAAGGGCGAAGCTCGGTGAAGTGACGGAGGCCGAAACCCAGACCATTGATACGGCAGAGGTGGAAGAGGCGCTGAAACAAGCGTTCAGCCTCTGA
- the pstC gene encoding phosphate ABC transporter permease subunit PstC, with protein MTKSTLFFVLVLLCLGAHRLGHRRSLQVASGRIRNLHSLPGYYGFFVALWCGVPALILLVCWLMFEGPVIDYLVIWSLPDEFRNQPPEQLGLIINDIRNVAGGKETSATNPAIHVAASEYLRLRSLSDALLAAVALSVAVVGGVVAGQRIQPELRARNKVEGALMLFLIACSLVAIFTTVGIVLSVLFESIRFFRLVPITEFLFGTDWSPQMAIRADQVGSSGAFGAVPLFTGTLLISAIAMAVAVPIGLLSAIYLAEYATPRVRAIGKPLLEILAGVPTVVYGFFAALTVAPFVRDVAQSLGLEASSESALAAGLVMGVMIIPFVSSLSDDFINAVPQSLRDGAYALGATQSETIRNVVVPAALPGIIGGILLAVSRAIGETMIVVMAAGLAANLTGNPLQAVTTVTTQIVTLLVGDQEFDSPKTLAAFALGLVLFLATLSLNIIAMHIVRKYREQYE; from the coding sequence ATGACCAAATCAACACTGTTTTTCGTCCTTGTGCTGTTGTGCCTCGGTGCCCACCGTTTAGGCCACCGTCGCTCCTTGCAGGTCGCCTCGGGCAGAATCCGCAACCTCCATTCCCTTCCCGGGTACTACGGATTTTTTGTTGCGCTGTGGTGTGGAGTGCCCGCTTTGATACTACTGGTCTGCTGGCTGATGTTCGAGGGGCCGGTCATCGACTACCTCGTCATTTGGAGCCTGCCGGACGAGTTCCGTAACCAGCCTCCCGAGCAACTGGGCCTCATCATCAACGATATCCGCAACGTCGCGGGCGGAAAAGAAACGTCCGCTACCAATCCGGCGATACATGTGGCCGCCAGCGAATACCTCCGCCTGCGCTCTTTGAGTGACGCTTTGTTGGCTGCGGTCGCGTTGTCCGTCGCCGTGGTCGGCGGCGTGGTCGCAGGGCAGCGCATCCAGCCGGAGTTGCGGGCGCGGAACAAGGTGGAAGGGGCGTTGATGCTTTTTTTGATCGCCTGCTCGCTGGTGGCGATCTTCACCACCGTCGGCATCGTGCTTTCCGTGTTGTTCGAGTCGATACGGTTTTTCCGATTGGTTCCGATCACCGAGTTCCTGTTCGGGACCGACTGGAGTCCCCAGATGGCGATCCGTGCAGACCAGGTCGGTTCTTCCGGCGCATTCGGCGCGGTGCCGCTGTTCACCGGCACATTGCTGATTTCGGCGATCGCCATGGCGGTTGCCGTTCCCATCGGCTTGTTGTCGGCCATCTATCTGGCGGAATATGCCACTCCGCGGGTCCGCGCGATCGGCAAGCCTTTGCTCGAAATTCTGGCGGGCGTACCCACCGTGGTCTATGGCTTCTTCGCCGCTCTGACGGTCGCGCCTTTCGTCCGGGATGTGGCGCAGTCCCTTGGGCTCGAGGCATCTTCGGAGAGCGCTCTGGCCGCAGGGCTGGTCATGGGAGTCATGATCATTCCGTTCGTGTCATCGCTTTCCGACGATTTCATCAATGCGGTGCCGCAGTCGCTCCGCGATGGCGCTTATGCCCTCGGCGCCACCCAATCGGAAACGATCCGCAATGTCGTCGTCCCGGCAGCCCTGCCCGGCATCATCGGCGGAATCCTCCTCGCGGTCTCCAGGGCAATCGGTGAAACCATGATCGTCGTCATGGCGGCAGGGCTCGCAGCGAATCTGACCGGCAATCCCCTGCAGGCGGTCACCACCGTCACCACCCAGATCGTCACCCTGCTGGTGGGCGACCAGGAATTCGACAGTCCGAAGACGCTGGCGGCTTTCGCCCTCGGCCTGGTGCTGTTCCTGGCGACGCTCTCTCTCAACATCATTGCCATGCACATCGTCCGGAAATATCGGGAACAATATGAATAG
- a CDS encoding inactive transglutaminase family protein: MSKLHVRLLAAVLTAVGLGLCYYKVKILGLPLLPTEQAEVWTVEARIEFKARRDTAVKVQFAIPRAPRGYTVLDENFVASDYGLTTDDNGLRRQARWAIRETHGWQVLYYRIHLAKDPAAEAASPPAGVDVPVEPQRLPEPLQAAARGLLNEVRSKSADDVTFAQALLQRLNAADADSNVSLLRQDITGPDDWARRIVAILREADVSARPLYLATLKDNASRGSLTPWIEVFDGESWVDLNPSTGETGLPGDAIVWTVGSEPLLEITGGKNGRVEYSVRRHSQEMTQIAEQRARKMGSRVMEFSLFSLPVKTQNVYRVLLLVPIGAFLIVFLRNVVGLQTFGTFMPILIAAAFRETQLLWGVAMFCLLVALGLLLRFYLESLKLLLVPRLAAVLIIVILLMATVSVMTYKLGLDRGVSVALFPMVIMAMTIERMSMVWEEFGPVEALKQGLGSLAVAILGYLSMSSDYLGHLVFVFPELLLVVLALTLLLGRYTGYRLLELWRFRGALKG; encoded by the coding sequence ATGAGCAAGCTTCACGTTCGCCTACTCGCCGCTGTGTTGACCGCGGTGGGTTTGGGGCTGTGTTATTACAAAGTGAAGATCTTGGGACTGCCGCTGCTGCCGACCGAACAGGCCGAAGTATGGACGGTTGAGGCGCGTATCGAGTTCAAGGCCCGGCGGGATACCGCCGTCAAGGTTCAGTTCGCCATTCCGCGAGCGCCACGAGGTTACACCGTCCTCGACGAAAACTTCGTCGCCAGCGACTACGGTTTGACGACCGATGACAATGGCCTGCGCAGGCAGGCGCGCTGGGCCATACGCGAAACTCACGGCTGGCAGGTCCTTTATTACCGCATCCACCTCGCCAAGGATCCGGCTGCCGAGGCCGCATCCCCGCCGGCAGGAGTGGACGTGCCGGTTGAGCCGCAGAGGCTGCCTGAACCGTTACAGGCGGCCGCCCGCGGTCTCCTCAATGAGGTCCGAAGCAAATCGGCAGACGACGTGACGTTCGCCCAGGCCCTGCTGCAGCGTCTCAACGCCGCTGATGCCGACAGCAATGTGAGTCTCTTGCGCCAGGACATCACCGGTCCGGACGATTGGGCGCGCCGGATCGTAGCCATCCTGCGCGAGGCCGATGTGTCCGCCCGCCCGCTGTACTTGGCGACCTTGAAGGATAACGCCAGCCGCGGGTCGCTGACTCCCTGGATCGAGGTGTTTGACGGCGAGTCCTGGGTGGACTTGAATCCTTCGACTGGCGAGACTGGGCTGCCGGGGGATGCGATCGTGTGGACGGTCGGCAGCGAGCCCCTGCTCGAGATTACGGGAGGGAAGAACGGCCGGGTCGAATACTCGGTACGCCGGCATTCGCAGGAAATGACTCAGATCGCCGAGCAGCGCGCGCGGAAGATGGGGTCCAGGGTGATGGAATTTTCATTGTTCAGTCTGCCGGTCAAGACTCAGAATGTCTATCGAGTGTTGCTATTGGTGCCGATCGGTGCGTTCCTCATCGTATTCTTGCGCAACGTCGTGGGGTTACAGACTTTCGGAACCTTCATGCCGATCCTGATTGCGGCGGCTTTCCGGGAAACCCAGTTGCTTTGGGGGGTCGCGATGTTCTGCCTCCTGGTCGCCCTGGGGCTATTGCTGCGGTTCTACCTGGAATCGTTGAAACTCCTTCTGGTTCCAAGGCTTGCCGCGGTCCTCATCATCGTGATCCTGCTCATGGCAACAGTGAGCGTCATGACCTACAAGCTCGGCCTGGACCGCGGGGTATCCGTCGCTTTGTTTCCGATGGTGATCATGGCGATGACCATCGAGCGGATGTCCATGGTCTGGGAGGAGTTCGGGCCGGTCGAGGCGCTGAAACAAGGGCTTGGCAGCCTGGCCGTTGCGATCCTCGGCTATCTGAGTATGAGCAGCGATTATCTGGGACACCTCGTTTTCGTTTTTCCGGAACTGCTGCTGGTGGTCCTGGCGCTCACCCTGCTCCTGGGGCGTTATACGGGGTATCGTTTGTTGGAACTGTGGCGTTTCCGCGGAGCGCTCAAGGGATGA